A single genomic interval of Aegicerativicinus sediminis harbors:
- a CDS encoding Na(+)-translocating NADH-quinone reductase subunit A, with protein MSNDIKIKKGLDIKLVGEAEKKIENAIVSNYYTLRPEDFHGVTPKLILKEGSKVKAGEPIFYDKNFEDVNFVSPVSGEIIEIPRGAKRRILGIKIQADKEQIYVENGRIDLNNATADSIRGYLQKTGAWVFVKQRPYDIIAKPSSEPKSIFISAFASAPLAPDFNFILKGRESYLQAGIDALSKLTAGKIHVGIAKGGDSPFKSLNGVQIHNVSGPHPSGNVGTLINKIDPVNKGEVVWTINPQDLAIIGELLLTGKFNAERVVALTGSCVKQPRYFKTKLCSEIATMVYDNGIDKDANCRIISGDILTGKQVAPDGYLGYYSNSITVIPEGDDYELFGWTKPVFNKISTSRALTFSWLNKNKKYDLSTNTNGEHRAFVVTGSYEEVFPLDMYPLQILKACKYKDLDEMEALGMYEVAPEDFALTEFVCVSKQPHQKIIREGLDLMIKEIG; from the coding sequence ATGTCCAACGACATTAAGATTAAAAAGGGTCTCGACATCAAGCTTGTTGGCGAAGCTGAAAAGAAAATCGAAAACGCCATAGTGAGTAATTACTATACACTGAGACCTGAAGACTTTCACGGGGTAACGCCAAAATTAATATTAAAGGAAGGCTCAAAAGTTAAGGCTGGTGAGCCTATTTTTTATGATAAGAATTTTGAGGATGTAAACTTCGTTTCACCAGTTTCTGGTGAAATAATTGAAATTCCTAGGGGTGCTAAACGAAGAATTCTAGGCATTAAAATTCAAGCTGATAAGGAGCAGATCTATGTTGAAAACGGTAGGATCGACCTTAATAATGCAACAGCCGACAGTATCAGAGGTTATTTGCAGAAAACAGGTGCTTGGGTTTTTGTTAAACAACGTCCTTATGATATTATCGCGAAGCCAAGCTCAGAACCTAAGTCAATCTTTATTTCTGCTTTTGCTTCTGCACCTTTAGCCCCAGACTTCAACTTTATATTAAAGGGCAGAGAATCCTATTTGCAGGCTGGAATTGATGCTTTGTCTAAGTTGACCGCGGGTAAAATCCATGTTGGGATTGCAAAAGGCGGTGACTCACCTTTTAAATCCTTAAACGGAGTTCAAATTCATAATGTCAGTGGCCCACACCCATCCGGTAATGTTGGGACACTTATTAATAAAATTGATCCAGTAAATAAAGGAGAGGTTGTATGGACGATAAATCCTCAGGATTTGGCCATCATCGGAGAGCTTTTATTGACAGGAAAATTTAATGCTGAGCGGGTAGTTGCCCTAACAGGATCTTGTGTGAAACAACCTCGTTATTTCAAAACTAAATTGTGTAGTGAAATAGCAACCATGGTTTATGACAATGGTATTGATAAGGATGCCAATTGTAGAATTATTTCTGGAGATATCTTAACTGGTAAGCAGGTTGCTCCGGATGGTTATCTTGGATATTATTCAAATTCTATAACTGTAATTCCTGAAGGTGATGATTATGAATTGTTCGGTTGGACTAAGCCTGTTTTCAATAAGATTTCCACTTCAAGAGCACTTACATTTTCTTGGCTAAACAAAAACAAGAAGTACGATCTTTCAACAAATACCAATGGAGAACATAGGGCATTTGTGGTAACAGGCTCTTATGAAGAAGTTTTTCCATTAGATATGTATCCACTTCAAATCTTAAAGGCTTGTAAGTATAAAGACCTTGATGAAATGGAAGCATTAGGCATGTATGAAGTTGCTCCTGAAGATTTTGCACTTACTGAATTTGTGTGCGTTTCTAAACAGCCACATCAAAAAATTATAAGAGAAGGATTAGACTTAATGATTAAAGAAATTGGATAA
- a CDS encoding NADH:ubiquinone reductase (Na(+)-transporting) subunit B, translating to MSLKQNLHNLKEKYKGTKMATAFNAFHTFLYTPNEVTHGGTHIKVADDLKRTMNTVIMALIPCLIFGMFNAGYQHHLALGEIDAVAGFFDANFWNWDNLVVGLWKVLPLVIVSYGVGLGIEFLFATIKGHEVEEGYLVTGMLVPLIVPIDVPLWMLAVAVAFGVVIGKEVFGGTGMNILNPALTIRAFLFFAYPTWMSGDKVWVHGAVDRAQEMAAGAKVDAISGETILGSLAQNNTPSYSAMDAFLGFIPGSVGETSTILIILGGLFLIFTKIGSWRIMLSAVVGAIVMGLIFNGVVDAGWISEGSKFYGLMSTDFWYHLLIGGFAFGVVYMATDPVTASQTNKGKWIYGFLIGFISILIRVFNPAYPEGVMLAILLMNVFAPTIDHYVVQANVKKRKKRLKLKTA from the coding sequence ATGAGTTTAAAACAAAATTTACATAACCTGAAGGAAAAATATAAGGGTACTAAGATGGCTACCGCCTTTAATGCCTTTCATACCTTCTTGTATACGCCAAATGAGGTTACTCATGGTGGTACTCATATTAAGGTAGCAGACGATTTAAAGAGAACCATGAACACTGTTATCATGGCCTTAATTCCATGTTTAATCTTTGGAATGTTTAATGCTGGTTACCAACATCATTTAGCATTAGGAGAAATTGATGCTGTTGCTGGTTTCTTCGACGCTAATTTTTGGAATTGGGATAATCTAGTGGTAGGTCTGTGGAAAGTTCTTCCCCTTGTAATTGTTTCTTACGGTGTTGGTTTGGGAATTGAATTTCTTTTCGCCACAATAAAAGGGCATGAAGTTGAGGAAGGATATCTCGTAACTGGTATGTTGGTTCCTTTAATTGTACCAATCGATGTTCCGTTGTGGATGCTTGCAGTGGCAGTTGCCTTTGGTGTTGTTATCGGGAAGGAAGTATTTGGTGGAACAGGTATGAATATTTTGAATCCTGCCTTAACGATTAGAGCATTCTTATTCTTCGCATATCCAACATGGATGTCAGGAGATAAGGTTTGGGTACATGGTGCGGTCGATCGAGCTCAAGAAATGGCGGCCGGTGCAAAAGTAGATGCGATTTCAGGAGAGACTATTCTTGGTTCATTGGCTCAAAACAATACGCCGAGTTATAGTGCAATGGATGCGTTTCTAGGGTTTATACCAGGATCGGTTGGTGAAACTTCTACCATATTAATAATTCTGGGTGGTTTGTTTCTGATTTTCACAAAGATAGGAAGTTGGAGAATTATGCTTTCTGCTGTTGTGGGTGCTATTGTTATGGGCTTGATATTTAATGGTGTTGTTGATGCAGGTTGGATATCCGAGGGAAGTAAATTCTACGGCCTTATGAGCACTGACTTTTGGTACCATTTACTAATTGGGGGGTTTGCCTTTGGAGTTGTATATATGGCAACAGATCCGGTAACTGCTTCCCAAACTAACAAGGGAAAATGGATTTATGGATTCCTAATAGGGTTTATTTCAATTTTAATTAGAGTATTTAATCCGGCGTATCCTGAGGGTGTAATGCTCGCGATTTTATTAATGAACGTATTTGCACCAACTATTGATCATTATGTGGTTCAAGCCAACGTTAAAAAACGTAAAAAACGTTTAAAACTTAAAACAGCTTAA
- a CDS encoding Na(+)-translocating NADH-quinone reductase subunit C, whose amino-acid sequence MAINTDKNSYTIIFAILMVVAVGSLLAFTASALKPTIDENKRLEKQQNILYAMGVNDNDETSAVFVSTADAPKLFDEYIKKQLVLQNGEVTEDPEAYLIDVKKEQAKAKDPDYARRLPVFVGEKDGKTSYVIPIYGKGLWDAIWGYIAVDDAFVVQGVYFDHKGETPGLGANIKERYFMDDFYGEHLLTESGTFEGISVAKGNADPKNEDKVDNEVDALAGATITGNGVTDMIKNDLKLYWPYFKDKTLEQAIQ is encoded by the coding sequence ATGGCAATTAATACAGATAAAAATAGTTACACGATCATTTTCGCCATTTTAATGGTCGTTGCGGTTGGGTCCCTATTAGCCTTTACTGCATCAGCATTGAAACCAACGATTGATGAAAATAAAAGGTTGGAAAAACAACAAAACATCCTTTATGCGATGGGTGTTAATGATAATGACGAAACTTCTGCGGTCTTTGTTTCAACGGCAGATGCACCGAAGTTATTTGATGAGTATATAAAAAAACAATTAGTGCTTCAAAATGGTGAGGTAACTGAAGATCCTGAGGCATACTTAATAGATGTTAAAAAGGAGCAAGCAAAGGCCAAAGATCCAGATTATGCTCGCAGATTACCTGTTTTTGTTGGTGAGAAGGATGGAAAAACTTCCTATGTGATTCCTATTTATGGCAAAGGTTTGTGGGATGCGATTTGGGGTTATATTGCTGTTGATGACGCATTTGTGGTTCAAGGTGTTTACTTCGATCACAAGGGAGAAACACCTGGTTTAGGTGCCAACATTAAAGAAAGATACTTCATGGATGATTTTTATGGGGAACACCTGCTTACAGAATCTGGTACTTTTGAAGGTATTTCGGTTGCAAAAGGAAATGCTGATCCAAAGAATGAGGATAAGGTTGATAATGAAGTGGATGCTTTAGCGGGTGCTACCATTACCGGAAATGGTGTTACAGACATGATTAAAAACGATCTAAAACTTTATTGGCCTTATTTTAAAGACAAAACTCTTGAACAGGCTATTCAATAA
- a CDS encoding NADH:ubiquinone reductase (Na(+)-transporting) subunit D has product MALLSKKDTKLITDPLADNNPITIQVLGICSALAITAQLKASIVMAISVIFVLGIGNVVISLIRNIIPSKIRIIVQLTVVAALVIIVDQVLKAFAYELSKTLSVFVGLIITNCIIMGRFEAFALGNGPWRSFLDGIGNALGYGIILVIVGFFRELLGSGTLLGFPVLGNPVEKTGLYSIGYENNGFMLLSPMALIVVGIIIWVQRSRNRELIEDH; this is encoded by the coding sequence ATGGCACTTTTATCTAAAAAAGACACCAAATTAATAACTGATCCTCTTGCGGACAACAACCCTATTACTATTCAGGTGTTGGGTATTTGTTCTGCATTGGCGATTACCGCACAACTTAAGGCATCAATTGTGATGGCTATATCTGTAATATTTGTGTTAGGTATAGGTAATGTGGTTATTTCTTTGATACGAAATATTATTCCTTCAAAAATTAGGATTATCGTGCAATTAACCGTTGTTGCGGCATTGGTGATTATTGTTGACCAAGTCCTAAAGGCTTTTGCATATGAGTTAAGTAAAACACTTTCGGTATTTGTTGGTTTAATTATTACCAACTGTATTATTATGGGACGTTTTGAAGCATTTGCTCTGGGAAATGGCCCTTGGAGATCCTTTTTAGATGGAATTGGTAACGCGTTAGGTTATGGTATCATCTTAGTTATCGTTGGTTTCTTTAGAGAATTGTTAGGTTCTGGTACCCTGTTAGGTTTTCCGGTTCTAGGAAATCCTGTTGAAAAAACAGGACTTTATTCAATTGGTTATGAAAATAACGGATTTATGTTGTTGTCTCCTATGGCCCTTATTGTTGTGGGAATTATAATTTGGGTGCAACGTAGCAGAAATCGTGAATTGATTGAGGATCATTGA
- the nqrE gene encoding NADH:ubiquinone reductase (Na(+)-transporting) subunit E — MEHIELFFKSIFIDNMVFATFLGMCSYLAVSKKVSTAVGLGAAVIFVLAITVPLNWLLDQYILQEGALKWLGDDFADYDLSFLSFIMFIATIATMVQLVEIVVEKFSPALYNSLGIFLPLIAVNCAILGGSLFMQSREIPTLGLAFNYGIASGIGWFLAILAIAAIREKIRYSNVPPPLRGLGITFIITGLMAIGFMSFGGMLTGGDDAAQEENTETVKIEKEEVKEEPIKDDIAKLSNDIE; from the coding sequence ATGGAACATATAGAGTTATTTTTTAAATCCATTTTTATTGACAATATGGTCTTTGCAACCTTCCTTGGGATGTGTTCTTATTTGGCCGTGTCTAAAAAAGTGTCTACTGCAGTAGGTTTGGGAGCGGCAGTTATTTTCGTATTGGCAATTACCGTTCCATTGAACTGGTTGTTAGACCAATATATTCTTCAAGAAGGAGCACTTAAATGGTTAGGTGATGATTTTGCTGATTACGATCTAAGCTTTTTATCATTCATCATGTTCATTGCCACCATTGCAACTATGGTTCAATTGGTAGAAATTGTGGTTGAGAAATTCTCTCCTGCACTTTATAACTCATTGGGGATATTTTTACCTCTTATTGCGGTTAACTGTGCTATTCTTGGAGGTTCTTTGTTTATGCAATCAAGGGAAATCCCAACCTTGGGCTTGGCTTTTAATTATGGTATAGCATCTGGTATTGGGTGGTTCTTGGCTATTTTAGCAATTGCTGCTATTAGAGAAAAAATTAGATATTCCAATGTTCCACCACCATTACGTGGATTGGGTATTACGTTTATCATTACCGGTTTAATGGCAATTGGATTTATGAGTTTTGGTGGAATGTTAACTGGTGGTGATGATGCAGCCCAGGAGGAAAACACTGAAACTGTAAAAATTGAAAAAGAAGAGGTTAAAGAAGAACCGATTAAAGACGATATAGCTAAACTTTCTAATGATATTGAATAA
- the nqrF gene encoding NADH:ubiquinone reductase (Na(+)-transporting) subunit F, which produces MILAAGTVGTIMATVLAFLVVTLLLVALLLVVKQKLSPSGPVTLKINGEKELQVESGGSLLSTLGNQKIFLPSACGGGGTCIQCECHVLSGGGEALPTETPHFTRKELQHGARLACQVKVKQDMEITIPEEVFGIKKWEAEVVRNYNVASFIKEFVVRIPEDMNYKAGGYIQIEVPPCTVNYKDIDITAHPEEHETPDKFQAEWDKFNLWPLVMKNTEAIERAYSMASYPAEGRDIMLNVRIATPPWDRNKNGWMDVNPGIASSYIFNQKPGDKVIISGPYGEFFINESEAEMLYVGGGAGMAPMRSHLYHLFKTLQTNRKVTYWYGGRSKRELFYLEHFRELERNFPNFNFYLALSEPLPEDNWKVKEDIHDEEGDGFVGFIHNCVIDNYLSKHDAPEDIELYFCGPPLMNQAVQKMGEDFGIPDENIRFDDFGG; this is translated from the coding sequence ATGATCTTAGCAGCAGGAACTGTGGGAACCATTATGGCTACCGTATTGGCCTTTTTGGTGGTTACCCTTTTATTAGTGGCATTATTACTTGTAGTAAAACAAAAATTGTCCCCGTCAGGGCCGGTCACACTTAAAATTAATGGTGAAAAGGAACTGCAGGTAGAATCTGGTGGTTCCTTGCTTTCAACTTTGGGTAACCAAAAAATATTCTTGCCTTCTGCCTGTGGTGGAGGAGGAACTTGTATCCAATGCGAATGTCATGTCCTTTCAGGAGGAGGGGAAGCTTTGCCTACAGAGACACCTCACTTTACAAGAAAGGAACTGCAACACGGAGCGCGTCTAGCCTGTCAGGTTAAGGTAAAACAAGACATGGAAATAACCATTCCTGAAGAAGTGTTTGGTATTAAGAAATGGGAAGCTGAAGTTGTCAGAAATTATAATGTTGCTTCCTTTATTAAGGAGTTTGTTGTTAGAATTCCTGAAGATATGAATTACAAGGCTGGTGGTTATATACAAATTGAAGTGCCTCCATGTACTGTAAATTATAAGGATATCGATATTACCGCTCACCCTGAAGAGCATGAAACTCCTGATAAATTTCAAGCTGAATGGGACAAATTCAATTTATGGCCTTTAGTAATGAAAAATACCGAAGCCATTGAGCGTGCTTATTCTATGGCCTCTTATCCTGCTGAAGGTAGAGATATTATGCTGAACGTACGTATCGCAACTCCACCATGGGATAGAAATAAAAATGGTTGGATGGATGTTAATCCTGGTATTGCATCTTCATATATTTTCAACCAGAAACCTGGAGATAAAGTAATTATTTCAGGGCCTTATGGTGAGTTCTTTATCAATGAGTCTGAGGCTGAGATGCTATATGTTGGTGGTGGAGCTGGTATGGCGCCGATGCGTTCTCACTTATACCATTTATTCAAAACATTACAGACAAATAGAAAGGTTACTTATTGGTACGGTGGTCGTTCTAAGCGTGAATTGTTCTACTTGGAACATTTCAGGGAGTTAGAGCGTAATTTCCCGAATTTTAATTTTTATTTGGCATTGTCTGAGCCACTACCTGAAGATAACTGGAAAGTTAAAGAGGATATCCACGATGAGGAAGGAGATGGGTTTGTTGGTTTCATTCACAACTGTGTAATTGATAACTATTTGAGCAAGCATGATGCTCCAGAAGATATTGAATTATATTTCTGTGGTCCTCCGTTGATGAACCAAGCAGTTCAGAAAATGGGTGAAGACTTCGGAATACCAGATGAAAATATCCGATTCGATGATTTCGGAGGATAA
- a CDS encoding Na(+)-translocating NADH-quinone reductase subunit F — translation MSRPLTNQELHNLAMNHVGKELERRGFEFIAINSKLKKHPQFVCIDKNGQYYFVLVKVVILPDNPNNYDMVWMETFKKHARDKDAKVLFAGVGLGNPNGEELPIYLNEEYLIEYNGIQVIETHLN, via the coding sequence ATGAGCAGACCCTTAACGAATCAAGAATTGCATAACCTTGCCATGAATCACGTTGGAAAGGAGTTGGAGAGACGTGGATTTGAATTCATTGCTATTAATAGCAAGCTAAAGAAGCATCCACAATTTGTCTGTATTGATAAGAATGGGCAATATTATTTTGTTTTGGTGAAGGTTGTGATTCTACCTGATAATCCTAATAATTATGATATGGTTTGGATGGAAACATTTAAGAAGCATGCAAGGGATAAAGATGCGAAAGTGCTTTTTGCAGGGGTTGGTTTAGGTAATCCCAATGGTGAAGAATTACCTATTTACCTTAATGAGGAATATCTTATTGAATACAATGGTATTCAAGTTATAGAGACTCATTTAAACTAG
- a CDS encoding FAD:protein FMN transferase produces MKISKFILILWFLIFTLGCKEEITNQRLNGPVFGTSYSIVYDKEQNFQKEIDSLLEVINASMSTYRDNSIISEINKSNGGDVDEHFMEVFNVSKNIYNQTEGVFDPTIGILVNAWNFGPEGGIQAVDSSLIDSLKPFVGLDKVVLKGQKLTKPLKTFIDFNAIAKGYAVDVVGEFLESKNSFNYLVEIGGEIRVRGENKESNKPWKVGVEEPHFDGSRSILKAITLKDASMATSGTYRKFKVDSLGNRYSHIIDPDSGYPSNTNLLSISVIASNCMTADAYATAFKAMGIEKVKRFLEEHTELKAFLIFENANRELETLSINEFPVK; encoded by the coding sequence ATGAAAATTTCCAAATTTATTTTAATCCTTTGGTTTTTAATCTTTACCCTGGGATGTAAAGAAGAGATAACAAATCAACGTCTTAATGGTCCTGTATTTGGTACTTCCTACTCTATTGTTTATGATAAAGAACAGAATTTTCAAAAAGAAATAGATAGCTTATTAGAAGTTATAAATGCTTCTATGAGTACTTATCGGGATAATTCCATTATATCTGAAATTAATAAAAGTAACGGGGGGGATGTTGATGAGCATTTTATGGAAGTATTCAATGTTTCAAAAAATATTTACAATCAGACAGAAGGTGTTTTCGATCCAACTATAGGTATTCTGGTAAATGCATGGAATTTTGGTCCAGAAGGTGGAATACAAGCCGTTGACAGTTCCCTGATAGATAGTTTGAAACCTTTTGTTGGTTTGGATAAAGTTGTATTGAAGGGACAAAAATTAACCAAACCATTAAAAACATTTATTGATTTTAATGCTATTGCAAAAGGATATGCAGTAGATGTCGTTGGAGAATTCCTTGAGTCCAAAAACAGTTTCAACTACTTAGTTGAAATTGGTGGTGAAATTAGGGTAAGAGGAGAAAATAAAGAATCGAACAAGCCATGGAAGGTAGGGGTAGAGGAGCCACATTTTGATGGTTCTCGTTCTATTTTGAAAGCAATTACATTAAAAGATGCAAGCATGGCCACCTCTGGTACCTATAGAAAATTTAAGGTAGATTCTCTAGGAAACCGTTATTCGCATATTATAGATCCAGATTCTGGGTATCCAAGTAACACCAATCTGTTGAGCATTTCTGTTATTGCTTCAAATTGTATGACTGCTGATGCTTATGCAACCGCTTTTAAAGCGATGGGGATTGAAAAAGTCAAGAGATTTTTGGAAGAGCACACAGAACTTAAAGCGTTTTTAATATTTGAAAATGCAAATAGGGAACTTGAGACTCTCTCGATTAATGAATTTCCTGTTAAATAA
- a CDS encoding class I SAM-dependent methyltransferase — translation MKQLFKTALNRIPRKYLIRSSLAVRPLLAIYLKGDKYTDPIDGKSFREFLPYGYENIRENALSPSTLSLERHRLLWLYLKNETDFFTANKKVLHFAPEQAFFERFKAMENLDYTTTDIESPIADVKADICNLPFPNDSFDLIICNHVLEHIEDDRRAMNELYRVMKLGGMGILQVPYEVERETTYEDPSITTKKDRKEAFGQYDHVRVYGKDFFERLENTGFKVVQADYTKKLTDEQIERYCLNKGEIIPVVYK, via the coding sequence TTGAAACAACTTTTTAAAACCGCCCTAAATCGCATACCAAGAAAGTACCTTATTAGGTCTAGTTTGGCTGTACGTCCACTTTTAGCCATTTATCTTAAGGGAGACAAATACACTGATCCTATAGATGGAAAATCTTTCAGAGAATTTCTTCCCTATGGGTATGAAAATATTCGTGAGAATGCTTTATCTCCAAGCACTTTATCTCTAGAAAGACATCGTCTTCTGTGGTTATATTTGAAAAATGAAACTGATTTTTTCACTGCGAATAAAAAAGTTCTTCATTTTGCACCTGAACAAGCTTTTTTCGAACGATTTAAGGCAATGGAAAATTTAGATTATACAACAACCGATATTGAATCGCCAATTGCTGACGTAAAGGCCGATATCTGCAATCTTCCATTTCCAAATGACTCTTTTGATTTAATTATTTGTAATCATGTTCTTGAACATATTGAAGATGATAGACGCGCAATGAATGAGTTATATAGGGTCATGAAACTAGGAGGAATGGGTATTCTTCAGGTACCTTATGAGGTTGAACGCGAAACTACATATGAAGATCCATCCATTACTACTAAAAAGGACCGCAAAGAAGCCTTCGGACAATACGACCATGTTCGTGTTTATGGCAAAGACTTTTTCGAGCGCCTAGAAAATACTGGTTTTAAAGTCGTCCAAGCAGACTATACCAAGAAGTTAACGGATGAACAAATTGAACGGTATTGTCTAAACAAAGGTGAAATTATTCCTGTTGTTTATAAATAG
- a CDS encoding cupin domain-containing protein, whose product MGKIVLKDIEPKEIIKGYHGRFIHMDTYTLGFWEVEAGAEIPIHSHVHEQTTQVIEGEFQMTVDGKTEIYTPGMIVKIPSHAPHGGKAITNCKLSDVFCPAREDYK is encoded by the coding sequence ATGGGAAAGATTGTATTAAAAGATATTGAACCTAAAGAAATTATAAAGGGATACCACGGGAGGTTTATACATATGGACACCTATACACTAGGCTTTTGGGAAGTTGAGGCAGGTGCCGAAATACCAATCCATTCACATGTACACGAACAGACCACCCAAGTCATCGAAGGGGAATTTCAAATGACGGTTGATGGAAAAACAGAAATATATACCCCTGGTATGATCGTAAAAATTCCATCTCATGCGCCTCACGGAGGAAAAGCAATTACGAACTGCAAACTCTCCGATGTATTTTGCCCAGCAAGAGAAGATTATAAATAG
- the map gene encoding type I methionyl aminopeptidase, with the protein MIEVKTAEEIELMRESALIVSKTLGMLASEVKPGVSTLELDKMAESFIRDHGAEPGFLGLYDFPNTLCMSPNDQVVHGFPTKDPLKEGDIISIDCGAKKNGFYGDHAYTFKVGEVSKEIEQLLEVTKKSLYLGIKEFKLGNRVGDVGFAIQNYCESFGYGVVRELVGHGLGRKMHEDPEMPNYGKRGRGKKFVDGMVVAIEPMINMGTHRIKHHRDGWTITTRDNMPSAHFEHDVALVDGKPELLSTFAYIYEALGIESDEEDAFRKNLLVL; encoded by the coding sequence ATGATTGAAGTTAAGACAGCTGAAGAAATTGAATTAATGCGTGAAAGTGCCCTCATTGTGTCTAAGACCTTGGGGATGCTTGCTAGTGAAGTAAAACCTGGAGTCAGCACTTTAGAACTAGATAAAATGGCGGAAAGTTTCATCCGTGATCATGGAGCCGAGCCCGGTTTTTTGGGTTTGTACGATTTTCCAAATACACTTTGTATGAGTCCAAATGATCAGGTGGTACATGGGTTCCCTACAAAAGATCCACTGAAGGAAGGTGATATTATTTCAATTGATTGCGGTGCTAAGAAAAATGGATTTTACGGTGACCACGCTTATACATTTAAAGTGGGTGAGGTAAGTAAAGAAATTGAACAACTTTTAGAGGTAACCAAAAAATCCCTTTACTTAGGTATTAAAGAATTTAAGTTAGGTAATCGAGTGGGAGACGTAGGTTTTGCCATTCAAAACTATTGCGAATCTTTTGGGTATGGTGTAGTTCGGGAATTAGTCGGACATGGTTTGGGGCGAAAAATGCATGAGGATCCTGAAATGCCGAATTACGGAAAAAGAGGTCGGGGAAAGAAATTTGTTGACGGAATGGTTGTGGCCATAGAACCGATGATAAATATGGGCACCCATAGAATTAAACACCATCGAGATGGTTGGACGATTACCACACGAGACAATATGCCTAGTGCTCATTTTGAGCATGACGTTGCCTTAGTTGATGGAAAACCTGAATTATTATCCACCTTCGCTTATATATATGAAGCCCTAGGAATTGAAAGTGATGAGGAAGACGCATTTAGAAAAAATTTATTAGTTCTATAA